Proteins encoded by one window of Haliotis asinina isolate JCU_RB_2024 chromosome 6, JCU_Hal_asi_v2, whole genome shotgun sequence:
- the LOC137286915 gene encoding histone-binding protein RBBP4 isoform X2: MTDKDAGFDDAVEERVINEEYKIWKKNTPFLYDLVMTHALEWPSLTAQWLPDVTRPEGKDYSLHRLILGTHTPAIFSSDEQNHLLIASVQLPNDNAQFDASHYDSEKGEFGGFGSVSGKIEIEIKINHEGEVNRARFMPQNPTIIATKTPSSDVLVFDYTKHPSKPDPSGECSPELRLKGHQKEGYGLSWNPNLNGHLLSASDDHTICLWDINTTPKDKVIDANTIFTGHTSVVEDVAWHLLHESLFGSVADDQKLMIWDTRSNNTSKPSHTVDAHTAEVNCLSFNPYSEFILATGSADKTVALWDLRNLKLKLHSFESHKDEIFQVQWSPHNETILASSGTDRRLHVWDLSKIGEEQSAEDAEDGPPELLFIHGGHTAKISDFSWNPNEPWVICSVSEDNIMQVWQMAENIYNDEEPDTPAGELEQAAQ; encoded by the exons ATGACAGACAAGGATGCAG GCTTTGATGATGCAGTGGAGGAACGAGTCATTAATGAAGAGTATAAAATATGGAAGAAAAACACACCATTCTTATACGACCTGGTCATGACACATGCCTTGGAGTGGCCCAGTCTCACAGCACAGTGGCTTCCTGATGTTACCAG acCAGAAGGGAAGGATTATTCACTACACAGATTAATTCTCGGCACACACAC GCCTGCTATTTTCAGTTCAGATGAACAGAACCACTTGCTGATAGCCAGCGTACAGCTCCCTAATGACAACGCACAGTTTGATGCGTCACATTATGACAGTGAAAAAGGAG AGTTTGGAGGATTTGGCTCTGTAAGTGGCAAAATAGAAATCGAGATCAAGATCAACCATGAAGGTGAAGTAAACAGAGCTCGGTTTATGCCCCAGAACCCAACAATTATTGCAACAAAGACACCCTCCAGTGACGTCCTGGTCTTCGACTACACAAAACATCCATCAAAACCAG ATCCAAGTGGTGAATGCAGCCCTGAGCTCAGATTAAAGGGGCATCAAAAGGAAGG ATATGGACTCTCCTGGAACCCAAATCTCAATGGTCACTTGCTTAGTGCTTCTGATGATCAT ACAATATGCTTGTGGGACATCAACACAACACCAAAGGATAAAGTCATTGATGCCAACACTATATTCACAGGACACACATCGGTGGTGGAG GATGTAGCATGGCATCTTCTCCATGAAAGTCTGTTTGGGTCTGTGGCTGATGATCAGAAGCTGATGAT CTGGGACACACGTTCAAACAACACAAGCAAGCCCAGTCACACCGTCGATGCCCACACAGCTGAAGTTAACTGCCTCTCCTTCAACCCTTACAGTGAATTCATTCTTGCCACAGGGTCCGCTGACAAG ACTGTTGCATTGTGGGACTTGAGGAATCTAAAATTGAAGTTGCATTCATTTGAGTCGCACAAAGACGAGATTTTCCAG GTTCAGTGGTCCCCTCATAATGAGACGATTCTCGCATCAAGCGGTACTGACAGGCGGCTGCATGTATGGGATCTGAG TAAGATCGGCGAGGAGCAGTCAGCTGAGGATGCCGAAGATGGCCCACCTGAGTTGCTG TTCATACATGGAGGCCATACAGCAAAGATCTCTGATTTCTCATGGAACCCCAATGAACCCTGGGTTATCTGCTCTGTATCAGAAGACAACATCATGCAAGTCTGGCAGATG GCGGAAAACATCTACAATGACGAGGAACCTGACACACCTGCTGGGGAGTTGGAACAGGCCGCTCAGTAG
- the LOC137286915 gene encoding histone-binding protein RBBP4 isoform X4: protein MTDKDAGFDDAVEERVINEEYKIWKKNTPFLYDLVMTHALEWPSLTAQWLPDVTRPEGKDYSLHRLILGTHTSDEQNHLLIASVQLPNDNAQFDASHYDSEKGEFGGFGSVSGKIEIEIKINHEGEVNRARFMPQNPTIIATKTPSSDVLVFDYTKHPSKPDPSGECSPELRLKGHQKEGYGLSWNPNLNGHLLSASDDHTICLWDINTTPKDKVIDANTIFTGHTSVVEDVAWHLLHESLFGSVADDQKLMIWDTRSNNTSKPSHTVDAHTAEVNCLSFNPYSEFILATGSADKTVALWDLRNLKLKLHSFESHKDEIFQVQWSPHNETILASSGTDRRLHVWDLSKIGEEQSAEDAEDGPPELLFIHGGHTAKISDFSWNPNEPWVICSVSEDNIMQVWQMAENIYNDEEPDTPAGELEQAAQ, encoded by the exons ATGACAGACAAGGATGCAG GCTTTGATGATGCAGTGGAGGAACGAGTCATTAATGAAGAGTATAAAATATGGAAGAAAAACACACCATTCTTATACGACCTGGTCATGACACATGCCTTGGAGTGGCCCAGTCTCACAGCACAGTGGCTTCCTGATGTTACCAG acCAGAAGGGAAGGATTATTCACTACACAGATTAATTCTCGGCACACACAC TTCAGATGAACAGAACCACTTGCTGATAGCCAGCGTACAGCTCCCTAATGACAACGCACAGTTTGATGCGTCACATTATGACAGTGAAAAAGGAG AGTTTGGAGGATTTGGCTCTGTAAGTGGCAAAATAGAAATCGAGATCAAGATCAACCATGAAGGTGAAGTAAACAGAGCTCGGTTTATGCCCCAGAACCCAACAATTATTGCAACAAAGACACCCTCCAGTGACGTCCTGGTCTTCGACTACACAAAACATCCATCAAAACCAG ATCCAAGTGGTGAATGCAGCCCTGAGCTCAGATTAAAGGGGCATCAAAAGGAAGG ATATGGACTCTCCTGGAACCCAAATCTCAATGGTCACTTGCTTAGTGCTTCTGATGATCAT ACAATATGCTTGTGGGACATCAACACAACACCAAAGGATAAAGTCATTGATGCCAACACTATATTCACAGGACACACATCGGTGGTGGAG GATGTAGCATGGCATCTTCTCCATGAAAGTCTGTTTGGGTCTGTGGCTGATGATCAGAAGCTGATGAT CTGGGACACACGTTCAAACAACACAAGCAAGCCCAGTCACACCGTCGATGCCCACACAGCTGAAGTTAACTGCCTCTCCTTCAACCCTTACAGTGAATTCATTCTTGCCACAGGGTCCGCTGACAAG ACTGTTGCATTGTGGGACTTGAGGAATCTAAAATTGAAGTTGCATTCATTTGAGTCGCACAAAGACGAGATTTTCCAG GTTCAGTGGTCCCCTCATAATGAGACGATTCTCGCATCAAGCGGTACTGACAGGCGGCTGCATGTATGGGATCTGAG TAAGATCGGCGAGGAGCAGTCAGCTGAGGATGCCGAAGATGGCCCACCTGAGTTGCTG TTCATACATGGAGGCCATACAGCAAAGATCTCTGATTTCTCATGGAACCCCAATGAACCCTGGGTTATCTGCTCTGTATCAGAAGACAACATCATGCAAGTCTGGCAGATG GCGGAAAACATCTACAATGACGAGGAACCTGACACACCTGCTGGGGAGTTGGAACAGGCCGCTCAGTAG
- the LOC137286915 gene encoding histone-binding protein RBBP4 isoform X3 yields MTDKDAEGFDDAVEERVINEEYKIWKKNTPFLYDLVMTHALEWPSLTAQWLPDVTRPEGKDYSLHRLILGTHTSDEQNHLLIASVQLPNDNAQFDASHYDSEKGEFGGFGSVSGKIEIEIKINHEGEVNRARFMPQNPTIIATKTPSSDVLVFDYTKHPSKPDPSGECSPELRLKGHQKEGYGLSWNPNLNGHLLSASDDHTICLWDINTTPKDKVIDANTIFTGHTSVVEDVAWHLLHESLFGSVADDQKLMIWDTRSNNTSKPSHTVDAHTAEVNCLSFNPYSEFILATGSADKTVALWDLRNLKLKLHSFESHKDEIFQVQWSPHNETILASSGTDRRLHVWDLSKIGEEQSAEDAEDGPPELLFIHGGHTAKISDFSWNPNEPWVICSVSEDNIMQVWQMAENIYNDEEPDTPAGELEQAAQ; encoded by the exons ATGACAGACAAGGATGCAG AAGGCTTTGATGATGCAGTGGAGGAACGAGTCATTAATGAAGAGTATAAAATATGGAAGAAAAACACACCATTCTTATACGACCTGGTCATGACACATGCCTTGGAGTGGCCCAGTCTCACAGCACAGTGGCTTCCTGATGTTACCAG acCAGAAGGGAAGGATTATTCACTACACAGATTAATTCTCGGCACACACAC TTCAGATGAACAGAACCACTTGCTGATAGCCAGCGTACAGCTCCCTAATGACAACGCACAGTTTGATGCGTCACATTATGACAGTGAAAAAGGAG AGTTTGGAGGATTTGGCTCTGTAAGTGGCAAAATAGAAATCGAGATCAAGATCAACCATGAAGGTGAAGTAAACAGAGCTCGGTTTATGCCCCAGAACCCAACAATTATTGCAACAAAGACACCCTCCAGTGACGTCCTGGTCTTCGACTACACAAAACATCCATCAAAACCAG ATCCAAGTGGTGAATGCAGCCCTGAGCTCAGATTAAAGGGGCATCAAAAGGAAGG ATATGGACTCTCCTGGAACCCAAATCTCAATGGTCACTTGCTTAGTGCTTCTGATGATCAT ACAATATGCTTGTGGGACATCAACACAACACCAAAGGATAAAGTCATTGATGCCAACACTATATTCACAGGACACACATCGGTGGTGGAG GATGTAGCATGGCATCTTCTCCATGAAAGTCTGTTTGGGTCTGTGGCTGATGATCAGAAGCTGATGAT CTGGGACACACGTTCAAACAACACAAGCAAGCCCAGTCACACCGTCGATGCCCACACAGCTGAAGTTAACTGCCTCTCCTTCAACCCTTACAGTGAATTCATTCTTGCCACAGGGTCCGCTGACAAG ACTGTTGCATTGTGGGACTTGAGGAATCTAAAATTGAAGTTGCATTCATTTGAGTCGCACAAAGACGAGATTTTCCAG GTTCAGTGGTCCCCTCATAATGAGACGATTCTCGCATCAAGCGGTACTGACAGGCGGCTGCATGTATGGGATCTGAG TAAGATCGGCGAGGAGCAGTCAGCTGAGGATGCCGAAGATGGCCCACCTGAGTTGCTG TTCATACATGGAGGCCATACAGCAAAGATCTCTGATTTCTCATGGAACCCCAATGAACCCTGGGTTATCTGCTCTGTATCAGAAGACAACATCATGCAAGTCTGGCAGATG GCGGAAAACATCTACAATGACGAGGAACCTGACACACCTGCTGGGGAGTTGGAACAGGCCGCTCAGTAG
- the LOC137286915 gene encoding histone-binding protein RBBP4 isoform X1 — protein MTDKDAEGFDDAVEERVINEEYKIWKKNTPFLYDLVMTHALEWPSLTAQWLPDVTRPEGKDYSLHRLILGTHTPAIFSSDEQNHLLIASVQLPNDNAQFDASHYDSEKGEFGGFGSVSGKIEIEIKINHEGEVNRARFMPQNPTIIATKTPSSDVLVFDYTKHPSKPDPSGECSPELRLKGHQKEGYGLSWNPNLNGHLLSASDDHTICLWDINTTPKDKVIDANTIFTGHTSVVEDVAWHLLHESLFGSVADDQKLMIWDTRSNNTSKPSHTVDAHTAEVNCLSFNPYSEFILATGSADKTVALWDLRNLKLKLHSFESHKDEIFQVQWSPHNETILASSGTDRRLHVWDLSKIGEEQSAEDAEDGPPELLFIHGGHTAKISDFSWNPNEPWVICSVSEDNIMQVWQMAENIYNDEEPDTPAGELEQAAQ, from the exons ATGACAGACAAGGATGCAG AAGGCTTTGATGATGCAGTGGAGGAACGAGTCATTAATGAAGAGTATAAAATATGGAAGAAAAACACACCATTCTTATACGACCTGGTCATGACACATGCCTTGGAGTGGCCCAGTCTCACAGCACAGTGGCTTCCTGATGTTACCAG acCAGAAGGGAAGGATTATTCACTACACAGATTAATTCTCGGCACACACAC GCCTGCTATTTTCAGTTCAGATGAACAGAACCACTTGCTGATAGCCAGCGTACAGCTCCCTAATGACAACGCACAGTTTGATGCGTCACATTATGACAGTGAAAAAGGAG AGTTTGGAGGATTTGGCTCTGTAAGTGGCAAAATAGAAATCGAGATCAAGATCAACCATGAAGGTGAAGTAAACAGAGCTCGGTTTATGCCCCAGAACCCAACAATTATTGCAACAAAGACACCCTCCAGTGACGTCCTGGTCTTCGACTACACAAAACATCCATCAAAACCAG ATCCAAGTGGTGAATGCAGCCCTGAGCTCAGATTAAAGGGGCATCAAAAGGAAGG ATATGGACTCTCCTGGAACCCAAATCTCAATGGTCACTTGCTTAGTGCTTCTGATGATCAT ACAATATGCTTGTGGGACATCAACACAACACCAAAGGATAAAGTCATTGATGCCAACACTATATTCACAGGACACACATCGGTGGTGGAG GATGTAGCATGGCATCTTCTCCATGAAAGTCTGTTTGGGTCTGTGGCTGATGATCAGAAGCTGATGAT CTGGGACACACGTTCAAACAACACAAGCAAGCCCAGTCACACCGTCGATGCCCACACAGCTGAAGTTAACTGCCTCTCCTTCAACCCTTACAGTGAATTCATTCTTGCCACAGGGTCCGCTGACAAG ACTGTTGCATTGTGGGACTTGAGGAATCTAAAATTGAAGTTGCATTCATTTGAGTCGCACAAAGACGAGATTTTCCAG GTTCAGTGGTCCCCTCATAATGAGACGATTCTCGCATCAAGCGGTACTGACAGGCGGCTGCATGTATGGGATCTGAG TAAGATCGGCGAGGAGCAGTCAGCTGAGGATGCCGAAGATGGCCCACCTGAGTTGCTG TTCATACATGGAGGCCATACAGCAAAGATCTCTGATTTCTCATGGAACCCCAATGAACCCTGGGTTATCTGCTCTGTATCAGAAGACAACATCATGCAAGTCTGGCAGATG GCGGAAAACATCTACAATGACGAGGAACCTGACACACCTGCTGGGGAGTTGGAACAGGCCGCTCAGTAG